The Leucobacter chromiiresistens nucleotide sequence GTCGTGATCGTTCAGAAGATCATGCGCGAAGAGTCGTTCCTCATGTCGTGGAAGAACGGGACAAGCGCGGGTGACGGACGTACTGCGATCTGGATCGCTCCCAGTACGTGACTGACGTTCAGCTTCGAAGAGAGTGAGATGCCGGACCTTGATGACGAGTGGTTGCAGCGCCTTGGCGAGTCTGCCAATGCGAACACCGGAATGATCCTGACGGAGAAAGACGGATCGCTGGCGCGGGCAGAAGCCGCAGACACCCCCTATCCGGGAAACCTCCGCGACTCCTGACTCCAGCGATAGTCACCGTGCTTTTACGACAAATTCTGTATCAGGTCAACCCCTTACCTGGTTTCACTTCAATGCCAAGATTTCGTGTATGGGGTATTTGAAACACGGTGAACGAGAGTACGAGTTCGAGGATCGACTGCTGGCCCATCTGCAGTTCGTGATCGGACAGAAGCTCAAGAAGCAGGAGACCTTCTTTCTCAGCTGGAACAAGCCGCACGATCAGGGAGACGGCCGCATGTCGATATGGCTGTCGCCCTACGTGAGTATCGCGTTCCACTTCTCTGGAAGCCGCGACCCGGAACTGAGCAAGGCATGGGTTCTGGCACTGAACGCACTGGCGCACACGTCCCGAGGTCTTATCGCTATCAGCGAAGATGAGGCCAACCGGTTCATCAAGAACAACCCGGACGTGATGTAAGACAAGACGGACGGCCCCTCTCGGAATTCTGAGAAGGGCCGTCCTTTTGTCGCATCCAGTCTGATGTATGGGGTACACGATGCCCGGTGCGACTCTTCTAGCGTGCAGCTCTGCCCTTCGTCCACGAAAGGGATTGACCTGTCGTCGAAGCGGGCGCTAACGCTCGTCCCCATTCGACCAGGGGTCAGATTCGGGGTGGGCCGGTATCACCGGCATCTTGCACCTGACGCACTCCCACCAGCCACCCCACACGGGTGTCACCGGGCCGCGACATGAAGGACATCTGGGAAACATGAGTCCTGACCTGACACGGTAGAAGTGTATTGAGCAGTAAGCGCCCCGCTCCCGAGATGGAAGTGAGGCGCTTGCCGGCCATCGGAGTGGTCGAGCTATGGGGCAGGAGACTTCGATGACAACCACAAGACTGTCACGTGTGTGAGGAAGTTATCAGTGGTTGCGCCTGCCCTCTTAAGTCGACATCCTGCCCCTTCCTCGAGCATGAGAAGTCATCCAGAAGTTTGGGTGCCAGCCCTCGGCACTACTCATCGCGACCTCTGGTGAGACGTCAGCTGCCCGGAGTGTTCGAGCGGCCTTACTTATCGTTCCAGTCCTAGGCCTCCGCGGACTGGGGTGCGTGTTCGTCCGATGACGCCGACTGCGGTTTATAACTCGAAGGCAACGAGAAGTCGATGGACTCTGCGAGAGCAAGCACCGCTTTCGCGCGCTGCAGCTCACGCTCATCGTTCAGTTCTGCCGCGAGAATCGCCAGTCGTTCGTCTCTCAATACGCCGGCCGCGATTTCCGCTAGCGTCTCCGCAATCACGGTAGCCAGCCCATCTCTGAGCTCCTCAAGGTTTGTCTCGTGAATGAGCAGTCTGCGGTCACTCACCTGCAGGTATGCGTCTGGATACCCCTCTCGCGCGAGGCGCTCGCGCGTGGATTCTGCCATGATCTGCGTTACTTCGGCTGTTTTCGCTCGCCGGGTAAATACCGCTTCGACGGTGTAACGAGTGAGCTCACCGTTAACGATCAAGCTGCCCGGAAGGGACCCTACAAGCACCGATTTCAGGCCGAGCGGTCCTTCATTCATGACGTCGATCGTATTATTTTCATTCATAACCGAACGTTAGTGTTCGCGCATGTGCGGCTCACAGGTTCAAACATGATTCGTGTCGCGGCACGGGTGTGCTGTCAGTATCGGCACCATCCCACATTCGGCTCCTAGCGGATCGCTCGTGAGTCTATGAACTCTCGCAGCGCCTGGATCGGGATGCGGTACCTCGCGCGTGAGCCGCCAAGGTCTACCACCCGGGGAAGTGACCCGTCCTTGATTCGAGCGAGAACGTAGTCTTCGCTGGTGTCGAGAAGAGCGGCCGCAGACTTCACGGAGTAGTGGCGAAGCGGAGACTCCGGCTGGACTGACAGAGGCTGCTTCAGTACAGCCACGATTTCTTCGCGGATCATCTTGCGTATCACGGCTGCGATGTTGTCTTCCATGTCTTCGATACTGGTCTGATGACTGAATGGATGACACCCGAGGAGCTCGCACGCCTTACCGGCCACGACCTGAAGTCTCTCGCGAACCTACGATCCGCGAAGCGGCGGTTCCCCTTCTATCGCCTGCAGGGAAGTAGGAAGCCGCTCTATAAGCGTGAAGAGATCGATGCGATTATCGAAGCCTCAAGAATTGAAGTGCGACCGTAGGGGTGTGGTGAACCGCCACCCCCTTCGCCCTGTCAAGCGAGACAAGGGTGTCGGTAGTAGCGACCCCCTTTCGGACAAAGTGGGGGGGGGGGGGGCGAACGCACCCCCATCCTCCGATGAGAAAGGCCCGCGTTTCAAACGTGACCCCAGTCGGTGCTCGCAACTTTTCCGCAACAACTTGTGAAACTATGCCCCGTTCACGGAAATTGAAACGACTCGAAAAACCGCTTAAAAACAACAATCCATCAAATGATGGCCGTGACCGTTAGGGGTAGCACCGGTTTCGAATCCCTGCGGGGGGACGAAAAAGGGCCATGCTTCCGCATCGTGGTTCGGAAGCAGAGACTTTCGGCTTGTCGAAGATCGGTGCATGCCGAACGTGCCGGAGAGCCTACGGGCAGGGATCGCGCACTTCGCAGAGTGAGCATTCGGTCGCGACGGGGATCTCGGAAGGTACTTGTCCGAAATTGCCGAGAAGGTCACGAGACTGAGGGGAAAGCCCGCGGCTAATCTGACGACCATGGCTCGCAGGCTCGTTGTGAAGAGAGATCACAGGACCGAGATTTCTCCAGTGGCGGGCTGAGCTGAATTGCGGGAATGCTGCCGGAACCTCTAGAGAGACGTGCTACCGCAGGCGTCGTGGGTCGCGACCATCCATGCGGTACGTCACCTTGCAGTTGCAATCGAACCCTGCAGTAAATGCCAGAGTCAGAAGCCGGAGATCTCCTTGAACCTCACGTCACTGATCTCATCGGAACCATCGAGGCAATAGGCTTCGAACTTCCATTTGCCTTGAGCATCGATTGTGTTTGTGTTCGCGAGGCACGTGCCGAGGTTCGCACCGTCGACATCCAGAGTATCGAACGTGATTTGCACGTAGTTCGTGATCGCCCTATCGCTGTTGTTCGAAACGTAACCGTTCACAACTGTGGAGAAACCGAATTCGTCGGTGCTGATCGTCCAACCGTCATCCAAGGTGAGGCGTTCGACCGGCTCGGGTTCGGGTTCGGGCTCTGGCTCTGGCTCGGCTGGCGGTGAAGCTGGATCCGGGTCCGAGGAGGGAGTCGACGCATCTGGTTCCGCGGACTTCACATTCTCCTGCGACGCGGATGTCGAGGATGATGCATCCTGTGCTACTGAGTCGAAAGCTGCGCCGACTCCCGCGGTCATCACGGCCGAAGTGAGCGACGCGATCGCCGCCAAGATAAGACCAGTAATCGCCATACCCTTGGACTGCTTCTTCACCAACGCCGCGATGCCCAAAGCGACGCCGATCAGGCCGAGCACAATGCCGACTACCGGAATCAGCCCGAGCAAGAACGCAACTATCCCGACGACAAGCGCGGCGGTTGCGAGGCCGAACGCCTGAGGCGGCGGGGGAGAGTACTGCGGCGCGTACTGATAAGACTGCGCATCGCCGGTAACGTAGGACATCGTCCAATCCTGGCAGTTCGCTGAAGCGATGCAGTTCTTCTCAACCCAAGTTCACCCCGAGAATCACCCGAACGGGCGTCTAGCGCTCACGCGCCGCTCGCTGCGAAGGCCGCACGCCGCTGATCGGACGTTGCAAGGACCTTCCGGGCGGATCGCGGCGGAGCTTCCTCGTTGGGAAACGCTGCCACTTCGCAGTTGAGCCCGCGCGGGGCAGGGTTCCGCACGGCCCCAGCGGCAGCTCAGGTGAGTTGCGCGGTGCGCTAAACCAGGCTTCGGTTACCTCTGCCACCGCATAATCCGACCGCTCAACCCGCGCCGCCCTCGACGCCTGACACCAGCCGACGCAGGCGCCGGCGCCGCTGCACGGCGAAGGCGATGCTCGCCGTGATCACGAGCGCGCCGCCGGCCGGGAGCACGAGATTGCCGCACAGCACCATGAACCACGCGCCGATGTTCGCACCCTCTGCCCCGACGAGGGAGTCGGAGAGCAGGAGGTGCGCGCCGAACGCGGTCGGGGCGACGAACAGGCCGATCCCGATCGAGATCGTGAGCGCCTGCCGCACATGGTCGCTGAGCAGCCACGTGCCCGCGGCCGCCAACGCGAGCGCGATGAGCGCGGAGGCGGCCATCCATGCCAGGCCAGCGGCCGAGTAGCCGTGGGTCACTCGCAGGGAGACCGCAGTGGCCCAGGGGAACGCGAGAACGGCTGCGACCAGGAGTAACTGGCCGAGGCGATAGCGTGGCGGGCGCTGCATCACATGAACGTAGCAGCAGCCCCATGTCGCACCGGGCACAGGCGATACGACGTTCGGCAGCCAGGGCCCACCCCTACAGGTGGAACCGCTTCGCGAGTTCGAGCCGCATCTCGCGCCCGCGCAGCACCTGCACGTCGGCGAGCACGAGCAGGCTGACAAGCACGCAGGTCCATGACGCCCAGGGGTTGGTGACCCATCCGAAGAGCAGGAACACGAAGGGCACGAGCCCGAGCAGCACGGTGAGCCCGCTGTAGACGAGGTGCTCGGTGACGTCGATGCGCAGCAGTTGCACGGTGATGAGCAGCGCGATGATCGCGGAGGCGCACACGATCGGAACGGCGTAGGTCAGCGACCAGCGCTGCCAGCCGCCCAGGTAGTCCCAGTACACGCAGACGAGCCCGATGAGCGCGACGAGGTAGACGGTGCCCTTCGCGACGTTGCGGCGCTTGCGCACCGCCATGGTCACGACGAGCCACATGGCGGTGACGCCGATCCACACGGATCGCCACACCCCGATGCCGTCGAGGTCGCGCGAGAAGAAGAGCTGCACGAGGAACGAGGCGAGGATCACGGCGAGCGACGCGAAGAAGAGCGATTGCAGCACGCGCCGCTTGGAGAAGCTGAGCGGAATGCGGGGCAGCGGATCGGGGGAGGGGGCGCCGGTCAAGGGGGCCGTGCAGAGCGGGCAGGTGGTCCAGGCGCCCTCGACGGTGACGGAGCAGGCGGCGCAGCGGCTCATGCGGGCGCCCCCGGGTCGGTGTCGCGGGCCCCCGGATCCGCATCGCCGGCGCCGCGGCTCCCGAGATCGGCGATCCCGCCCCGACCGCGCACGGGCCCGGCGGAGCGGCCGGTGTCGGGTTCGGCGGCGAGCTCGTCGGCTGTGACGCGCGCCGCCGCGACGGTGACGTCGACGCCGCTGGCGGTGAGCATGCGCGCGAACGCCCGCACGTGGTCGGTCTCGACGAAGGGCGAGGTGAAGCATACGGTCAGCTGCCCGGCGTGCGACATGGCGCAGAACTGCGGTCGTACGGCGGAGACGTGGAAGAGCAGGCGGCCCACCCGCGACTCCGCGGGCTCCGGCAGTACGACGCGGCCCAGGTTGGATACGGCGACGCTCAGCCCCCGGTTGTTGCCCCAGTTGATGAGGCGGAGGATCGCGTCCTTCAGCACGCGGGGGAGCACGCGCAGCAGCGGCGTCCGTTCGAAGCGGATGAGTCGGCGCAGCTTGCGTTCGAGGGCCTGGGGCGCGGCCTTGGGGCGAAACTGCGCCTCGAGGTCGCGGCAGATCGACCCGAGATCGTCTCCGGTGCCGTCAGCGGAGAAGGTGTGCTGCACGCGCACGGTGGCGAAGAAGTTGCGCGCGGAGGTCGACGGGAAGAACTGCCGCAGGTTGATGGGGATGGATGCGGCGAGGGTGTCGGCGCGCCCGAGGGCGCCGATCGATTCTCGGAGCGCCCGGAAGAAGAGGGCCGTCAGGTACATCGTGAGTGAGGACTGCTCGGCTCGGGCGAGCGCGAGCACCGCCTGCACCGGCATGGTGAGCTCGACGACGCGGGTGCGGTTGTCGGGCGTGCGCGTGCCGCGGATGCGGTGCACTCGCGACCGGGGCGCGCCGTTCGCGCTGCGGGCGCGCAGGCGATCGGCGACGCGGGTGCGCACCGTGATGGCGGCGGACGCGGGGTCGGCGGCATCCGTCTGCGCCATCGGCGCGCGCCCGCGGTGGAAGTAGTGCGAGAAGCTGTCGGCGATGAGCTCGTGCGACGGCCTCGGCTCGGGGTCGAGTGCGGCGGGCGGGGGATCGGCCGCAGGCGCCGAGGGGAGCCCCGATTCCCGGGCATCCGCGCCGGCATCCGTGCCGGCACCCGCATCCGCACCCGAGCCAGCGCCTGCACCGGCGGCGGCGGCAGCGGGCCCCTGCGCACGCAGATAAGCGTCGAGGAGGTCGGTGAGGAACCACAGCGCTCCGGTGCCGTCGGAGAGGGCGTGGAAGATCTCGAGCACGATGCGCCGACGCCGGTAGACGACGCGGAAGAGCAGGTTGCGGCGATCCTCCCGGTAGATCGGAGCGCAGGTGGGCAGGTGCTCCGGTGCGACGGTGGGGCGCAGGTCGCTCGTCTGCAGGTAGTACCAGAACATGCCGCCCCGCAGCACCGCGTGGTAGAGGCGGTAGCGATCGTAGGTGGCGTCGAGCGCCTCCTGCAGGGTGCGCGGGTCGACGTCGTGGTCGACCTCGGCGCTGATGCGGAACACCTTCGGATCCGCGTCGCTGCGCGCCGCGAGGAAGATGTTCGAGGCGTTGTCGAGCCTCACCCACGAGTCGGGCATCAGCCGGAGGCCTCCGCCGAGCTCGGGGGAGCGTCGCCGTCGAGGAAGGCGTTGATCACGTCGTAGGCCTCGCGCAGCGATCGGGAGAACCGCGGCAGGGTGATGAACCCGTGCAGGGCGCCGTCGACCCGGTGCACCGTCACTCGATTGCCCGCGCGCTGCAGGGCCGCGCCGTAGGCCTCGCCCTCGTCGCACAGCAGGTCGAGCTCGGCCGTGACGATGAGCGTCTCGGGCTGCCGGGAGAGATCGTCGGCGACCAGCGGCGCGACGAGCGGCTGGGCGCGCGCAGCGGGATCGGGAACGTACAGCTCGAAGTACTCCTGCACCTCGGTGTTGGTGAGCCGGTAGTCGCCCCCGTGCCGTCGCACGGAGGCGAACGGGGAGGTCACCGGGTCGTGATCCCAGTGCGTCACCGGGTACAGCATGATCTGCCGCTCCGCGCCGCGCCCTCCGCGGTCGCGCAGCGCGAGTGAGACGGCGGCGGTCAGGTTGCCGCCCGCCGAATCCCCGACGAGCACGACTTCCGAAGTCGCCGCCGCGCCCGCTCGCGACGGGTCGGCGAGCAGCAACTCCGCGACGCGCAGGCAGTCGTCGAGGCCGGCGGGGAACGGGTGCTCGGGGGCGAGGCGGTAGTCGACGGACGCGACGACGCACCCGGTGAGGTCGGCCATTATGGCGCATGCGGGCGTGTAGCTCTCGATGTCGCCCGTCACCCAGCCCCCGCCGTGGAAGAAGAGCAGCACCTCGTCGCGCCGGCGCTCACGCGGGTGGAACACGCGCACCGGGATCGGGTGATCGCCGTCCGCCGACATGATCTCCACGTCGAGCGCGCGGTAGCGCGAGGGCGGCAGCACGGCGAGCTGGCGCTGCGCCCGGCGCACCTTCTCGTAGTCCTCGCGAATGTCGAGCCGGGGCGCGGCGAAGAGCCGCAGCACGCGGCGCACGATCCAGTTCACCCGCGAGGGGCGTCGATCGTCGGGCGTCATGGAAGCCAGCGTAACGCCCGTTCGGGGCACGCCCCTGAACCGCGCTGCGGCGGAACGCATAGGGTGGGTGCCGTGGCCTTCGCAAAACTCGTGCTCGTCGTGACGATCTTCGTCGTGATCGCGCTCGCGATACTCATGCGGGTGCGCGCCGCCCGGCTGCGCCGGGAGCGGGCCCGGGCCGCTTCCAGGGCCGAAGCGGTGCGCGCGCTCCGCGGCGGCGGCTCCGCGGCTCCCGCCCGGCGAGCAGACGCACCCGTCGATCCCAGCTGATTTCGTGCCGCCGCCGCTAGGATGCAGAGCATGTCTGGTGGATTGATTGCCGCGCTCGTCGCGGCCGGCGTGCTCGTCCTGCTGATCGGCTACGTGTGGGTCACGTACAACTCCCTCGTCACGCTCCGCGTGCGCGTCGACGAGGCGTGGAGTGACATCACGGTGCAGCTGAAGCGCCGGGCCGACCTCATCCCGACCATCGTCGAGACGGTGAAGGGGTACGCGGCGCACGAGAAGGGCGTCTTCGAAGACGTGACCCGGGCGCGCGCCGAGACGATCTCGGCTGAGGGGCCCGCCGAGGCGTCCGCCGCCGAGAACCACATGCAGCAGGCGCTGAAGAGCATCTTCGCGGTGGCCGAGGCGTACCCGCAGCTGCAGGCCAGCCAGAACTTCCTGCAGCTGCAGAGCGAGCTGGTCGACACCGAGAACAAGATCCAGGCGTCACGCCGCTTCTACAACGGCGGCGTGCGCGAGTACAACACCAAGATCCAGGTGTTCCCGAACACGCTCTTCGCGCGCGGCATGGGCTTCACGGAGCGCGAGTTCTTCGAGGTCGAAGACGTCGCTTCGATCTCGGAGCCGCCGCGCATCCAGTTCTGAGCGGGGAGGGCCGTGTACCGCGCAATCCGCCGAAATAAGGTCAACAGCGTCCTCATCATCCTGCTGTTCCTCGGCATCGTCGGGGGTCTCGGCTATCTCGCCGCGTACATCTACCAGTCGCCCGGCATCGTGATCTCCGTCGTCGCGATGGCGGCGATCTACGCGGTGATCCAGTATTTCGCGGCCGGGCGGCAGGCCATCTCCATGAGCGGCGCGCGCCAGATCACGCAGGCCGACCACCCGCGCCTGTACCGCATCGTCGAGAACCTCGCCATCACCACCGGCACCCCGATGCCCGAGGTCTACATCGTCGACGATCCGGCGCCGAACGCCTTCGCCACGGGGCGGGATCCGCAGCACGCGAAGGTCGCGGCGACCACCGGCCTGCTCGACCTGATGACCGACCCCGAGCTCGAGGGCGTCATGGCGCACGAGCTCGGCCACGTGCGCAACTACGACATCCGCGTCTCGATGATCGTCTACGGGCTCGTCGTCGCCGTGGGCATGATCGCCGACGTGCTCGTGCGTCTCGCCTTCTTCGGGCGCAACAACAACAACGGCAATCCCGTGGTGCTGATCTTCGGCCTGGTCGCCATGCTCGTCGCGCCGCTCGTCGCCACCGCCGTGCAGCTCGCGGTCTCGCGCCAGCGCGAGTACCTCGCCGACGCGACGGGTGCGCTCACCACGCGCCACCCCGAGGCGCTCGCGAGCGCGCTGCACAAGCTCTCGACCTACGGGCAGCCGCTGCAGCGCCAGCAGTCGAGCATGGCGCACCTCTGGATCGCGGATCCGCTGAAGCCGGGCGTGGTGCAGCGGCTCTTCGCGACGCACCCGCCGATCCCCGAGCGCATCCGCCGTCTGCTCGACATGGGCGGCAAGTTCTAGCTCGCGCGGAAGCGGGTGAGGCGCCCGGGGCGTCGCACGCCGAACGGGCGTAGGGTAGGAGGACAGCCGAGGAGGTCGCCCCCACCGTGTCCACAATGTTCCGCTCGCTCTCCGTTCGCGACTACCGCATCTGGTTCTTCGGGGCGCTGGTGTCGAACATCGGCGCGTGGATGCAGGCGACCACGCAGAGCTGGGTGGTGCTCACCGAGCTCACGGACACGAACGCCGCCGCGGTGGGTACGACGATGGCGCTGCAGTTCGGCCCGCAGCTGCTGCTGGTGCCGTTCAGCGGGGCGGTGGCGGATCGCTTCGACCGGCGGCAGGTGCTGCTCGTCACGCAGTCCCTGCTGATGCTGCTCGCCGCGGGACTCGGCGTGCTGCTCATCACGGGGCAGGCGGAGCTGTGGCACCTCTACGGCTTCGCCCTGGCGCTCGGCGTGGTGAACGCGTTCGACACGACCGCGCGGCAGGCGTTCGTCTCCGACCTCGTCGGGCTCGGCCAGACCTCGAACGCGGTGGCGCTCAACTCCGCGTCGTTCAACTCGGCGCGGCTCATCGGCCCCGCAGTGGCGGGCCTCCTCATCGCGGCGATCGGATCCGGCTGGGTCTTCATCATCAACGCCGTGTCGTTCCTGGCCGTGCTGGGCGCGCTGCTCATGATCCGCACCCGTCGCTCCGCGCCGCCCGAGGGGGCGCGCGAGTCGCAGTGGCGGCAGCTGTCGGCCGGCTTCCGCTACGTGCGCGGGCGGCACGACCTGCTGGTCATCTTCGTCATGGTGTTCCTCGTGGGCGCCTTCAGTATGAACTTCCCGGTGATCTCGTCGACGATGTCGCTCGAGTTCGGGCGGGGCGCGAGCGACTACGGCCTGCTGTCGTCGGTGCTGGCGATCGGATCGCTGGCCGGTGCGCTGCTGTCGGCCCGGCGCCCCTCGGCGCGCATGCGCGTCGTGATCATCGCGGTGGGCGGGATCGGGCTCATGAGTCTCGTAGCGGCTCTCATGCCGACGTTCTGGAGTTTCGCGGCGACCCTCGTCTTCTTCGGGCTCGCGATCTCGACGATGCTCACCACCGCCAACGGCTTCGTGCAGACCACCGCCGAGCCCGCGGTGCGGGGGCGCGTGCTCGCGCTGTACATGGCGATCCTGATGGGCGGTACGCCGATCGGAGCGCCGCTGGTGGGCGCGGCCGCCGATGCGCTCGGACCCCGATCCACCCTGTTCATCAGTGCGGCCGCCGGGCTCATCGCGTTCGCGATCGGGGTCGTCTGGCTGTTCTCCGAGCGACGGCTGCGCTTCCACCGCGAGGGGATGCATCTGCGGGTCACGCATCGCGGGCGCCCCGGCCTCGATGACGATCCGGGTGCGCAGGTCGAGACCCTCACGGCGCCGATCTCGGTGCTGCGGAGGAGCACGGTGCCGGTGATGGGGGCGGGGGAGTCGGCACCGCAGGAGGGTTCGGGAACCTCAGCGACGGGGGCGATCTCGATCGAGGATCTGCCGGGCGCCGACGACGGGACCGCCGAGCCTCGGTTCGGGCCCCGCGGCGGCGAGTAGGCCCCGCGCGATCTCCGCTCCGATCTCGTGGAGGAACGCGCCCGCATCGCGCATGCTCGATGCGCGGTCGGGCGCGCGATCCATCGTGGCGTAGCAGGCCGCGAACCCGGCATCCCGCCACTCGCGCTCGGAGAGCGACGACCGGCCGCAGACGACGACCGTCGGGATCTCCAGCGAGGCGGCGGCCTGCAGCACCCCCACCGGGGTCTTCCCGCCGAGGCTCTGCGCGTCGAAAGAGCCCTCCCCGGTGATCACCAGATCGGCCCCCGCCAGGTGCGCTCGCAGTCGTGCGAGCTCGCACACCACGTCGACTCCGGGCCGCCGCAGCGCGTGCAGCACCGCGAGCGCGGCGAAGCCGACGCCCCCGGCGGCCCCCGAACCGGCCCGCTGCGCGGCGGGCGCCGCCGGTCGCTCCGACGCGCCTCGCGCTTCGGTCTGCGGCGCACCCAGCGCGTCCTCGAGGAGCCGGGCGAACCTCGTGAGTCCGAGTTCGAGCTGCGCCACCTCGGCGACGCTCGCCCCCTTCTGCGGCGCGAAGACGCTCGCAGCACCGCGGGGGCCGAGCAGCGCGTGATCGACATCGCTGGCGAGGGTGACGTGCACGTTCGCGAGCCGAGCGTC carries:
- a CDS encoding FxLYD domain-containing protein, whose amino-acid sequence is MSYVTGDAQSYQYAPQYSPPPPQAFGLATAALVVGIVAFLLGLIPVVGIVLGLIGVALGIAALVKKQSKGMAITGLILAAIASLTSAVMTAGVGAAFDSVAQDASSSTSASQENVKSAEPDASTPSSDPDPASPPAEPEPEPEPEPEPVERLTLDDGWTISTDEFGFSTVVNGYVSNNSDRAITNYVQITFDTLDVDGANLGTCLANTNTIDAQGKWKFEAYCLDGSDEISDVRFKEISGF
- a CDS encoding glycerate kinase translates to MRIVVAPDKFKDALDARGVGEAVAAGIRSVEADADLTVVPMADGGEGTLDAAIAAGFTEVPVTVTGPLGAPVEAAFALQTSTAVVELARASGLALVPRAQRDALRANSRGTGELIAAALEHGATSIILAIGGSASTDGGAGMLAALGARLLDADGADVPDGGGALRHVERIELDGLDARLANVHVTLASDVDHALLGPRGAASVFAPQKGASVAEVAQLELGLTRFARLLEDALGAPQTEARGASERPAAPAAQRAGSGAAGGVGFAALAVLHALRRPGVDVVCELARLRAHLAGADLVITGEGSFDAQSLGGKTPVGVLQAAASLEIPTVVVCGRSSLSEREWRDAGFAACYATMDRAPDRASSMRDAGAFLHEIGAEIARGLLAAAGPEPRLGGPVVGARQILDRDRPRR
- a CDS encoding helix-turn-helix domain-containing protein, with translation MTEWMTPEELARLTGHDLKSLANLRSAKRRFPFYRLQGSRKPLYKREEIDAIIEASRIEVRP
- a CDS encoding LemA family protein; this translates as MSGGLIAALVAAGVLVLLIGYVWVTYNSLVTLRVRVDEAWSDITVQLKRRADLIPTIVETVKGYAAHEKGVFEDVTRARAETISAEGPAEASAAENHMQQALKSIFAVAEAYPQLQASQNFLQLQSELVDTENKIQASRRFYNGGVREYNTKIQVFPNTLFARGMGFTEREFFEVEDVASISEPPRIQF
- a CDS encoding M48 family metalloprotease; its protein translation is MYRAIRRNKVNSVLIILLFLGIVGGLGYLAAYIYQSPGIVISVVAMAAIYAVIQYFAAGRQAISMSGARQITQADHPRLYRIVENLAITTGTPMPEVYIVDDPAPNAFATGRDPQHAKVAATTGLLDLMTDPELEGVMAHELGHVRNYDIRVSMIVYGLVVAVGMIADVLVRLAFFGRNNNNGNPVVLIFGLVAMLVAPLVATAVQLAVSRQREYLADATGALTTRHPEALASALHKLSTYGQPLQRQQSSMAHLWIADPLKPGVVQRLFATHPPIPERIRRLLDMGGKF
- a CDS encoding MFS transporter, translated to MFRSLSVRDYRIWFFGALVSNIGAWMQATTQSWVVLTELTDTNAAAVGTTMALQFGPQLLLVPFSGAVADRFDRRQVLLVTQSLLMLLAAGLGVLLITGQAELWHLYGFALALGVVNAFDTTARQAFVSDLVGLGQTSNAVALNSASFNSARLIGPAVAGLLIAAIGSGWVFIINAVSFLAVLGALLMIRTRRSAPPEGARESQWRQLSAGFRYVRGRHDLLVIFVMVFLVGAFSMNFPVISSTMSLEFGRGASDYGLLSSVLAIGSLAGALLSARRPSARMRVVIIAVGGIGLMSLVAALMPTFWSFAATLVFFGLAISTMLTTANGFVQTTAEPAVRGRVLALYMAILMGGTPIGAPLVGAAADALGPRSTLFISAAAGLIAFAIGVVWLFSERRLRFHREGMHLRVTHRGRPGLDDDPGAQVETLTAPISVLRRSTVPVMGAGESAPQEGSGTSATGAISIEDLPGADDGTAEPRFGPRGGE
- a CDS encoding DUF6320 domain-containing protein, producing MSRCAACSVTVEGAWTTCPLCTAPLTGAPSPDPLPRIPLSFSKRRVLQSLFFASLAVILASFLVQLFFSRDLDGIGVWRSVWIGVTAMWLVVTMAVRKRRNVAKGTVYLVALIGLVCVYWDYLGGWQRWSLTYAVPIVCASAIIALLITVQLLRIDVTEHLVYSGLTVLLGLVPFVFLLFGWVTNPWASWTCVLVSLLVLADVQVLRGREMRLELAKRFHL
- a CDS encoding helix-turn-helix domain-containing protein, which encodes MEDNIAAVIRKMIREEIVAVLKQPLSVQPESPLRHYSVKSAAALLDTSEDYVLARIKDGSLPRVVDLGGSRARYRIPIQALREFIDSRAIR
- a CDS encoding alpha/beta hydrolase; translation: MTPDDRRPSRVNWIVRRVLRLFAAPRLDIREDYEKVRRAQRQLAVLPPSRYRALDVEIMSADGDHPIPVRVFHPRERRRDEVLLFFHGGGWVTGDIESYTPACAIMADLTGCVVASVDYRLAPEHPFPAGLDDCLRVAELLLADPSRAGAAATSEVVLVGDSAGGNLTAAVSLALRDRGGRGAERQIMLYPVTHWDHDPVTSPFASVRRHGGDYRLTNTEVQEYFELYVPDPAARAQPLVAPLVADDLSRQPETLIVTAELDLLCDEGEAYGAALQRAGNRVTVHRVDGALHGFITLPRFSRSLREAYDVINAFLDGDAPPSSAEASG